The Halomonas sp. 7T genome contains a region encoding:
- a CDS encoding fluoride efflux transporter FluC: protein MSWQAYLAVGVGSGIGSVLRYSVSLASMAALGSYFPWGTLLVNVLGSWLIGWLAATVVNHPAGRIARLQPLLVAGFCGGFTTFSLFSVETLHFVNQGQAGLALVYMAMSLPLWLLAAYLGSRLAFPRPSKHSGA, encoded by the coding sequence ATGAGTTGGCAAGCATATCTTGCGGTAGGGGTTGGGAGTGGCATTGGCAGCGTGCTGCGCTATAGCGTTTCGCTAGCCTCTATGGCGGCATTGGGCAGTTATTTCCCCTGGGGTACGCTGCTAGTTAACGTATTAGGGTCATGGTTGATTGGCTGGCTGGCTGCCACCGTGGTCAACCACCCAGCTGGCAGAATAGCGCGCTTACAGCCTCTGCTGGTTGCGGGTTTCTGCGGTGGGTTCACCACGTTTTCACTGTTTAGCGTCGAAACCCTACACTTCGTTAACCAAGGCCAAGCGGGGCTCGCTCTGGTTTATATGGCCATGAGCCTGCCACTTTGGCTACTGGCTGCTTACTTAGGTAGCCGCCTAGCGTTTCCTCGCCCGTCTAAGCATTCGGGCGCCTAA
- the crcB gene encoding fluoride efflux transporter CrcB produces the protein MGHGFTGVLLVAIGGALGGMGRFAVSNWITSRYGSHFPWGTLAVNASGALIVGWFYGQLGQSDTSPSALWVLAVIGLLGGYTTVSSFSLQTLALWQRGQWLRAGLNITATLALGMAMAAMGFSLAGGVL, from the coding sequence ATGGGGCACGGCTTTACCGGCGTGTTATTAGTAGCGATAGGTGGCGCACTGGGTGGAATGGGGCGTTTCGCTGTTTCCAATTGGATAACCAGCCGTTACGGTAGCCATTTCCCCTGGGGCACGTTGGCGGTCAATGCCAGCGGCGCGCTCATTGTCGGCTGGTTTTATGGCCAGCTCGGACAATCTGATACGTCGCCTTCTGCGCTCTGGGTATTGGCCGTCATTGGCTTATTGGGCGGCTATACCACGGTTTCCTCGTTCAGTTTACAAACCCTTGCGCTGTGGCAACGCGGCCAGTGGCTGCGTGCTGGCCTGAACATAACCGCTACCCTCGCGCTCGGCATGGCTATGGCAGCAATGGGCTTCTCGCTCGCCGGAGGCGTGCTATGA
- a CDS encoding universal stress protein, with protein sequence MSDCVLAAIDGSQFSEGVCDYAAWAAKALDAPLRFIHTVDNHARIAEPDLTGNVGLGTREHLLETLSEIEEQHAKVSRKQGRLMLDAAKARVAALGIEEPACLQRNGTLVETLVENEKEVRLLVVGKRGETAHQASGHLGSNLERVVREMHRPILMVPKTFTQPQNVMMAFDGSKTARKGVEMLAKSPLFEGATCHVVIVGAETAENRSQLAWATETLEVAGHTAKGAIRAGEVEETLRAYKKEESIDLLVMGAYGHSRIRHLLVGSTTTQMLRNAQVPVLILR encoded by the coding sequence ATGTCTGATTGTGTTCTTGCGGCCATTGATGGCTCGCAGTTTTCAGAAGGCGTCTGTGATTATGCGGCGTGGGCCGCGAAGGCCCTGGATGCACCGCTGCGCTTTATTCACACTGTGGACAACCACGCTCGCATTGCGGAGCCTGACCTGACCGGAAACGTAGGTTTAGGCACCCGGGAGCACCTGCTTGAAACATTGTCAGAGATCGAGGAGCAGCACGCTAAAGTGTCCCGCAAGCAGGGACGCTTGATGTTAGATGCTGCTAAGGCACGGGTTGCTGCGTTAGGCATTGAGGAGCCTGCATGCTTACAGCGCAACGGTACGCTGGTAGAAACACTGGTAGAGAACGAAAAAGAAGTGCGTTTGCTAGTAGTCGGCAAGCGTGGCGAAACCGCTCATCAGGCAAGCGGCCATTTAGGTTCTAATCTGGAGCGCGTGGTGCGTGAAATGCACCGCCCAATCTTGATGGTGCCTAAAACGTTTACGCAGCCACAAAACGTGATGATGGCCTTTGATGGTAGTAAAACTGCCCGCAAAGGTGTGGAGATGCTGGCAAAAAGCCCGCTGTTTGAAGGAGCCACCTGCCATGTGGTGATTGTTGGCGCTGAAACCGCCGAAAATCGCTCGCAGCTTGCGTGGGCCACCGAAACCCTTGAAGTAGCGGGCCATACGGCTAAAGGAGCCATCCGTGCCGGCGAGGTAGAAGAGACGCTACGCGCCTATAAGAAAGAGGAGAGTATTGATTTGCTGGTGATGGGCGCCTACGGTCACTCGCGTATTCGCCACCTGCTGGTAGGCAGCACCACCACCCAAATGCTGCGTAATGCCCAGGTGCCGGTGCTGATTCTGCGCTGA
- a CDS encoding 2-isopropylmalate synthase, translating into MPAFDHRKYRPAPRVPAFNRQWPDRDLTQAPIWVSEDLRDGNQALLEPMTVEQKQRFWHQIIKVGIKEVMVGFPSASQPDYDFVRWLIEEDQIPDDVTIAVLVQCREHLIEKTFASLVGVKRAIIHLYNSTSTIQRERVFEMDRAGITDIAVQGATWVKTYAEQYPDVNWRFQYSPESFSSTEIDFSLAICEAVMDVWQPTPDNKCILNLPTTVEVAGPHHHADQIEYFCQHISRRDSVIVSVHTHNDRGGAVASAELALLAGADRVEGTLLGNGERTGNMDIVTLAMNLYSQGIDPELDLSNPDEIVQVVHECTGITVHPRHPWVGEMVYTAFSGSHQDAIRKSLKHQKPDEPWQVAYLPIDPHDIGRDYQAVIRVNSQSGKGGMAFLLERDYGINLPRWMMLALAPYVQQESERRNSELSSAIIRQVMFDHFAVETPLALADYQLSKGQHEGIDITLWQGTETLRLSGTGNGAMSSFTDAWKKHSGSHVAIIDYSEHSLGGSSEANAIAFVQLNIDGQRVCAVAEDSDTVSASLKALLSGINSVYPSATQSQRESATQEA; encoded by the coding sequence ATGCCCGCTTTTGATCATCGCAAGTATCGCCCCGCCCCTCGTGTTCCCGCGTTTAATCGCCAATGGCCCGACCGCGACCTTACCCAGGCGCCGATTTGGGTTAGCGAAGACCTTCGCGACGGCAACCAGGCGCTACTTGAGCCGATGACCGTTGAGCAAAAGCAGCGTTTTTGGCACCAGATCATCAAGGTAGGCATTAAAGAGGTGATGGTTGGCTTTCCCTCGGCGAGTCAGCCCGACTATGACTTTGTACGCTGGCTGATCGAAGAGGATCAAATTCCAGACGACGTTACCATTGCCGTGCTGGTGCAGTGCCGTGAACACCTGATCGAGAAAACCTTTGCGTCGCTGGTGGGCGTCAAGCGCGCCATCATTCACCTATACAACTCCACCTCTACCATCCAGCGCGAGCGGGTGTTCGAGATGGACCGCGCCGGCATTACCGATATCGCCGTGCAGGGCGCTACCTGGGTAAAAACCTATGCCGAGCAGTATCCAGATGTTAACTGGCGCTTCCAATACTCGCCGGAGAGCTTTTCCAGCACTGAAATCGACTTCTCGCTCGCTATCTGCGAAGCCGTGATGGATGTCTGGCAGCCAACGCCTGACAACAAGTGCATTCTGAATCTGCCCACCACGGTAGAAGTAGCAGGGCCGCACCATCATGCGGATCAGATTGAGTACTTCTGCCAGCATATTAGCCGCCGCGACAGCGTGATTGTTTCCGTACACACCCACAACGACCGGGGCGGTGCGGTGGCTTCTGCGGAGCTTGCGTTGTTAGCCGGTGCGGATCGGGTTGAAGGCACGCTGCTGGGTAACGGCGAACGCACTGGCAATATGGATATCGTCACGCTGGCGATGAATCTCTATAGCCAAGGCATCGACCCCGAGCTTGATCTCTCGAACCCCGATGAAATTGTCCAGGTCGTGCATGAGTGCACCGGCATTACCGTACACCCCCGCCACCCTTGGGTTGGCGAAATGGTCTACACCGCCTTTTCTGGCAGCCACCAGGACGCGATCCGCAAGTCGCTCAAACACCAAAAGCCCGACGAGCCGTGGCAAGTGGCCTACCTGCCCATTGACCCTCACGATATTGGCCGCGACTACCAAGCCGTTATTCGGGTGAACAGCCAGTCGGGCAAAGGCGGCATGGCGTTTCTGCTGGAGCGGGATTACGGCATTAACCTGCCCCGCTGGATGATGCTCGCGCTAGCACCCTACGTGCAGCAAGAGAGCGAACGGCGCAATAGCGAGCTTTCCAGCGCTATTATCCGCCAGGTAATGTTTGATCACTTTGCTGTTGAGACCCCGCTTGCACTGGCTGACTATCAGCTTTCCAAAGGGCAGCACGAGGGCATCGACATTACGCTTTGGCAGGGAACCGAAACGCTGCGGCTTTCCGGCACGGGCAATGGCGCTATGTCATCGTTCACCGATGCATGGAAAAAACACTCAGGAAGCCACGTGGCGATTATTGACTACAGCGAGCACTCCTTGGGTGGCAGCAGCGAAGCCAACGCCATTGCCTTTGTGCAGCTCAACATCGACGGCCAGCGGGTATGCGCTGTAGCAGAGGATAGCGATACCGTAAGCGCTTCGCTAAAGGCGCTGTTATCAGGTATTAATTCGGTTTACCCATCGGCTACTCAGTCCCAGCGTGAAAGTGCCACGCAGGAAGCTTAA
- a CDS encoding Lrp/AsnC family transcriptional regulator, translating to MPVMPLELDRFDRRILNVLQQEGRISNQELAERIGLSPSPCLRRVRALEEHGLITQYRADVDARQLGYQLMVLLHISMDKHTPERFDNFERHIRQIPNVIECLIITGQAADFQLKILVRDMDDYQHLLLHVINRIEGVTGAHTSFVLRRVFEHRPVPTEHSR from the coding sequence ATGCCGGTGATGCCGCTGGAACTTGATCGTTTTGATCGCCGCATTCTGAATGTGCTTCAGCAAGAGGGCCGCATCAGTAATCAGGAGCTTGCAGAGCGCATTGGCCTCTCACCATCGCCCTGCTTGCGCCGCGTGCGTGCGTTGGAAGAGCATGGGTTAATTACCCAGTATCGTGCCGATGTGGATGCGCGTCAGTTGGGGTATCAGCTCATGGTGCTGCTGCACATCTCCATGGATAAACATACCCCCGAGCGCTTTGATAACTTCGAGCGCCATATTCGCCAAATCCCCAATGTGATCGAATGCTTGATCATTACCGGCCAGGCCGCTGATTTTCAGCTCAAGATACTAGTGCGGGATATGGATGATTATCAGCACCTCTTGCTTCACGTGATTAACCGTATTGAAGGGGTGACCGGCGCCCACACAAGCTTTGTGTTGCGGCGCGTATTTGAACATCGCCCGGTGCCCACGGAACACTCGCGATAA
- a CDS encoding RidA family protein, with product MTIQRHDTKARMSRAVIHQGVAYLCGQVTGPEARNEGITAQTESMLARVDALLKEIGSSREQLLSATIYLKDGSDFAAMNDVWDAWVPEGYAPARTCVCAPLPADELKVEITVTAAVSH from the coding sequence ATGACAATTCAGCGCCATGATACAAAAGCACGTATGAGCCGCGCCGTGATCCATCAGGGAGTGGCCTATTTATGTGGCCAAGTCACAGGCCCTGAAGCGCGTAATGAAGGCATTACAGCGCAAACCGAAAGCATGTTGGCCCGGGTAGATGCGCTGCTTAAAGAGATTGGTTCCAGCCGAGAGCAACTGTTAAGCGCGACGATTTATCTTAAAGATGGCAGCGATTTTGCTGCGATGAACGACGTGTGGGATGCCTGGGTGCCGGAAGGCTATGCACCGGCACGCACCTGCGTATGCGCGCCGCTACCCGCTGATGAGCTAAAAGTAGAAATTACGGTTACTGCAGCTGTTAGCCACTAA
- a CDS encoding MurR/RpiR family transcriptional regulator codes for MAHDLIDRIRQRLEELNRSERKVANVILEDPAAATSLSIASLAQAASVSEPTVNRFCRNFGAKGFPDFKIKLAQSLAGGTPYVTRAVEPGDSATQYTHKIFGATIAALDEAQREVDMAAIERMVDYLTQAKQIHFFGLGASGAVAQDAQHKFFRFNLPVMAYVDVLMQRMVAAACHTGDVVVVISYTGRTRELVDIARVAREAGAVVLGITAPNSPLSQECTATLEVATPEDTDHYMPMTSRMIQLTLIDALATGVTLRRGEDFLPHLKKIKDSLRDTRFPIEKASK; via the coding sequence ATGGCACATGACCTGATTGACCGAATACGCCAGCGTCTGGAAGAGTTGAACCGCTCGGAACGCAAAGTCGCCAACGTGATTCTTGAAGACCCCGCGGCCGCGACCAGCCTGAGCATAGCCAGCCTCGCCCAAGCGGCCAGCGTCAGCGAGCCTACGGTCAACCGGTTTTGTCGCAACTTTGGTGCGAAAGGTTTCCCAGATTTTAAAATCAAGCTTGCCCAAAGCCTAGCAGGCGGAACGCCCTATGTTACCCGGGCAGTGGAGCCTGGTGACTCCGCAACCCAATACACGCATAAGATTTTTGGCGCCACTATCGCCGCTTTAGATGAAGCTCAGCGGGAAGTGGATATGGCGGCCATTGAGCGCATGGTTGACTACCTCACCCAGGCGAAGCAGATACATTTTTTTGGCCTTGGCGCCTCTGGTGCCGTCGCGCAAGACGCCCAGCACAAATTTTTCCGCTTCAACCTGCCGGTCATGGCCTATGTGGATGTATTAATGCAGCGTATGGTAGCCGCCGCCTGCCATACCGGCGATGTAGTGGTGGTTATTTCCTACACCGGCCGTACGCGGGAGCTGGTCGATATTGCTAGGGTAGCTCGCGAAGCAGGCGCCGTAGTGCTGGGCATTACCGCTCCTAATTCACCGCTTTCACAAGAGTGCACCGCCACTCTGGAAGTGGCCACACCAGAGGACACCGATCACTACATGCCGATGACCTCACGGATGATTCAGCTGACCCTCATTGATGCGCTGGCAACCGGCGTTACTCTGAGGCGTGGAGAAGACTTTCTACCCCACTTAAAGAAGATTAAAGACAGCCTACGCGACACTCGCTTTCCTATTGAGAAAGCCAGCAAATAA
- a CDS encoding EAL domain-containing protein: MNFLQKHLLVVDDNSINVELLLDLLDDHGFANTHGISDPRQVLAYCQQQLPDLILLDIRMPYLDGYAVIHQLQNHFAHNAPPVIVLTAQIDDETRQRALNLGIRDFVTKPFKHDEVLQRIRNALSVEHRYQVRDQQAENLERMVAKRTQELERQSRTDPITQLPNRRALSEMLRKAAMAGNGTGLLFIALDHLDDVIRLHGYDVADQLMGHIARQLSTRLTAHCALGLWGGSELLVIADSAELDELRKLAATLLGCFDQDQALGDLLLPLSARIGISRAESHFEMARLVHMAALALPQSGTLQIQCYNETLETKQRHRLHLQQAIRGATERGEMSLAFQPKLSLTTQRIIGAEALLRWHHPELGQVSPADFIPLAEASGDILAIGEWVLNEAMRHIVAWREQGLLNDDFHIAVNVAARQLARKDFAEQLLARLAEQAIPQRFFALEVTESGIMSDMHNARAQLMQLAEANIDVAIDDFGTGHSSLAYVKTLPFKTLKIDRAFVMDLEGDAVDRQLALTITQLAHAVGCDVVAEGIETAVQADYLRSIGCEAAQGYYYARPLAANEFVTWCKAWSPRRHPATDMESINGT; the protein is encoded by the coding sequence ATGAACTTCCTGCAAAAACATCTACTGGTGGTCGATGACAACAGTATCAACGTCGAGCTTCTCCTCGACCTGCTAGATGATCACGGTTTCGCCAACACACACGGCATCAGCGATCCTCGCCAGGTACTTGCCTACTGTCAGCAACAGCTGCCCGACTTAATCCTGCTGGATATTCGCATGCCGTATTTAGACGGCTATGCGGTCATCCACCAGCTACAGAACCATTTTGCTCACAATGCCCCACCGGTTATCGTGCTGACGGCACAGATCGATGACGAGACGCGCCAACGGGCTCTTAATCTTGGCATACGCGATTTTGTGACCAAGCCGTTTAAGCACGATGAAGTTTTACAGCGTATTCGTAATGCCTTGAGCGTCGAACACCGTTACCAAGTGCGTGATCAGCAGGCCGAAAACTTAGAGCGCATGGTGGCTAAACGCACCCAGGAACTTGAGCGCCAGTCCCGCACGGACCCGATAACTCAGCTTCCCAATCGGCGAGCTTTAAGCGAAATGCTGCGCAAAGCGGCAATGGCGGGCAACGGCACCGGGCTACTGTTTATTGCCCTGGATCACTTAGACGACGTGATACGGCTACACGGCTACGACGTTGCCGACCAGCTCATGGGGCATATTGCTCGTCAGCTGTCGACTCGGTTAACGGCGCACTGCGCCCTAGGACTATGGGGGGGCAGCGAGCTTTTAGTGATTGCCGATAGTGCCGAGCTCGATGAGCTGCGTAAACTAGCGGCAACGCTACTGGGCTGTTTCGATCAGGATCAAGCGCTGGGAGATTTACTGCTGCCCCTTAGCGCCCGTATTGGCATCAGCCGTGCCGAATCACACTTTGAAATGGCACGCCTTGTACACATGGCCGCCCTTGCGCTTCCGCAAAGCGGCACCCTGCAGATTCAATGCTATAACGAAACGTTAGAAACCAAGCAGAGACACCGGCTGCACTTGCAGCAAGCAATACGCGGTGCCACCGAGCGCGGCGAGATGTCCCTCGCGTTTCAGCCTAAACTCTCGTTAACCACACAGCGCATCATAGGCGCCGAAGCGCTGCTCCGCTGGCACCATCCTGAGCTGGGTCAGGTATCGCCTGCCGACTTTATCCCGCTGGCCGAAGCCAGCGGTGATATCCTCGCCATTGGCGAATGGGTGCTCAATGAAGCCATGAGACATATCGTGGCATGGCGTGAGCAAGGCCTTCTTAACGACGATTTTCACATCGCCGTCAACGTCGCTGCCCGCCAACTTGCGCGAAAAGATTTTGCTGAACAGCTGCTCGCTCGGCTCGCCGAGCAAGCCATTCCGCAGCGTTTTTTCGCCCTAGAAGTGACGGAGTCGGGCATAATGAGCGACATGCACAATGCCCGTGCGCAGCTTATGCAGCTGGCAGAGGCCAATATCGACGTCGCCATTGACGATTTCGGCACAGGCCACTCATCGCTGGCCTATGTAAAAACGCTGCCGTTTAAAACGTTAAAAATTGATCGCGCCTTCGTCATGGACCTGGAAGGGGACGCTGTCGACCGCCAGTTAGCGCTCACTATCACCCAGCTAGCCCATGCTGTCGGCTGCGATGTCGTTGCAGAAGGCATAGAAACCGCCGTGCAGGCAGACTACCTGCGCTCAATTGGCTGCGAAGCAGCACAAGGGTATTACTATGCCCGCCCACTCGCCGCTAACGAATTTGTTACCTGGTGCAAGGCGTGGTCACCTCGCCGGCACCCGGCCACCGACATGGAGTCCATCAATGGCACATGA
- a CDS encoding GAF domain-containing protein, producing the protein MQAADLPDNETQRLTALHALHVLDTPIDEAFERITQLARDLFDVPIALVSLVDKERQWFKSHSGLDACETRREISFCAHAVAQNAPLVIENALNDARFADNPLVEDATQIRFYAGHPLCPSEGLPIGTLCLIDRKPRAFSQRDRHLLKSLAGQVEELLRHHQMRRSLAQTTRRYEALFNESATGIIRIDRVGKILSINPFALTMLGYDHHEVIGHNVAMLTPAAISARHDGFISNFLAGGAPKVIGRGREVEAQHKQGHAIPVHLAVNAIHNEHGDVAEFLGILTDLSSVHDATQRIQKEQSLLKVLHQGITDYQALMSGERLWTFLMEALRELTDSDYALIGEVLPTDTTNALKIHAITDLSWNPESRHLMGQLRSGDMMLTNPSSLLGRVFAHGEVIITDDVYGHVKRGGFPPGHPRLTNYLGAPIFSGERLIGMFAIANSKQPLNQALLEWLQPFTDTCALLINLYRQMAEREQVTRDLATARDQAEQANKAKSEFLSSMSHELRTPLNAIIGFAQLLAKGRREPLSDKQQRQVSQIEKSGQHLLSLINDVLDLAKIEAGLTPLSLEPLLIANVLDDACSTLEANIDAAGITLTRAPFSCSWQVIADYTRTKQILLNLLSNAIKYNCADGAITIEAEQDGNVLRISITDTGCGIAVARQHELFEPFNRLDAEYSTIQGTGIGLAITKQLVERMDGQIGFKSQPGKGSCFWFTLPITDQAAQPAHVTATNDNGTIDSSASTYTLLYIEDNPTNQRLMEDIIEDFKQIQLQTVTSAELGLEIMRHSPPDLVLMDIHLPGMNGYQALSAMQQDPQLQHINVVALSANAMARDLKYGLAAGFADYLTKPIEIEKLTATLKRFLAVTLKEEP; encoded by the coding sequence ATGCAAGCCGCCGATCTACCTGATAACGAAACGCAGCGCCTGACGGCTTTGCATGCGCTCCATGTGCTTGATACTCCCATAGATGAAGCGTTTGAGCGCATTACGCAGCTTGCCCGCGATCTTTTTGACGTGCCTATTGCACTGGTTTCCCTGGTAGATAAAGAGCGCCAGTGGTTTAAATCCCATAGCGGGCTAGACGCTTGTGAAACTCGCCGTGAGATTTCATTTTGCGCCCATGCTGTCGCTCAAAACGCACCGTTAGTGATTGAAAACGCACTGAATGATGCGCGCTTTGCCGATAACCCACTGGTAGAAGACGCCACTCAAATACGCTTTTATGCGGGGCACCCTTTGTGCCCTAGTGAGGGTTTACCCATTGGCACGCTGTGCTTAATTGATAGAAAGCCACGCGCTTTTAGTCAGCGAGACCGCCACCTGTTAAAAAGCCTCGCGGGCCAAGTTGAAGAGCTGCTGCGCCACCATCAAATGCGCCGCTCCCTGGCGCAAACCACCCGACGCTATGAAGCGCTGTTTAATGAGAGCGCCACCGGCATTATTCGTATCGACCGAGTCGGCAAGATATTAAGCATTAACCCCTTTGCGCTCACCATGCTGGGATATGACCACCACGAAGTCATTGGCCACAATGTTGCCATGCTAACCCCTGCCGCTATTAGCGCACGGCACGACGGCTTTATTAGCAATTTCTTAGCCGGTGGCGCACCCAAGGTGATTGGCCGAGGACGCGAAGTGGAGGCGCAGCATAAACAGGGCCATGCCATTCCGGTGCATTTAGCCGTCAATGCTATCCATAACGAGCACGGCGACGTTGCTGAATTTCTAGGTATCTTGACCGATTTAAGCAGCGTCCATGACGCCACGCAGCGCATACAAAAAGAGCAAAGCCTATTAAAAGTGCTCCACCAGGGTATTACGGATTACCAAGCATTAATGTCTGGCGAACGGCTGTGGACATTCTTAATGGAAGCGCTGCGCGAACTTACCGACAGCGACTACGCGTTGATTGGCGAAGTGCTGCCCACCGACACCACCAACGCGCTTAAAATTCATGCGATTACCGACCTTTCCTGGAACCCGGAGTCGCGCCATTTAATGGGGCAGTTACGCAGCGGAGATATGATGTTGACCAACCCCAGCTCGCTGCTGGGCCGTGTGTTTGCACACGGAGAAGTCATCATAACGGACGACGTGTATGGCCATGTAAAGCGCGGCGGGTTTCCCCCCGGCCACCCTCGCTTGACCAACTACCTGGGCGCACCGATTTTCAGCGGCGAGCGCTTAATTGGCATGTTTGCCATTGCCAACAGCAAGCAGCCCCTAAATCAGGCGCTGTTGGAGTGGCTCCAGCCGTTTACGGACACCTGCGCCCTGCTGATTAATCTGTATCGGCAAATGGCCGAGCGCGAACAGGTCACCCGGGATTTAGCGACCGCCCGGGATCAGGCAGAGCAAGCCAATAAAGCCAAGAGTGAGTTTCTCTCCTCAATGAGCCATGAGCTGCGTACCCCGCTCAACGCCATTATTGGTTTTGCACAGCTATTAGCTAAAGGGCGCCGCGAGCCGCTGAGCGATAAACAACAGCGCCAGGTCAGCCAAATTGAGAAAAGCGGCCAACACCTATTAAGCTTAATTAATGATGTGCTCGACCTAGCCAAAATAGAAGCAGGCCTGACGCCGCTCTCCCTCGAACCACTCCTTATTGCTAACGTGCTGGATGATGCCTGCAGCACGTTAGAAGCGAACATTGATGCCGCTGGCATTACCTTAACCCGAGCCCCCTTTTCCTGCTCCTGGCAGGTAATTGCCGACTACACTCGCACCAAGCAAATTCTGCTTAATCTGCTCTCTAACGCCATCAAATACAACTGTGCTGATGGCGCAATTACGATTGAGGCTGAACAGGATGGCAATGTGCTGCGTATTAGCATTACTGATACCGGCTGCGGTATTGCAGTAGCGCGCCAGCACGAACTTTTTGAGCCGTTCAACCGGCTCGATGCCGAGTACAGCACCATTCAAGGCACCGGCATTGGGCTGGCCATCACAAAACAGCTTGTGGAGCGCATGGACGGACAAATTGGCTTTAAGAGCCAGCCAGGAAAGGGGTCTTGCTTTTGGTTCACGTTGCCCATTACCGATCAGGCAGCGCAGCCTGCTCACGTTACGGCGACCAACGATAATGGAACAATCGACAGCAGTGCATCCACTTACACGCTGCTCTATATCGAGGACAACCCCACCAACCAGCGGCTGATGGAAGATATCATCGAGGACTTTAAACAAATCCAGCTGCAAACCGTTACCAGCGCAGAGCTGGGGCTGGAAATTATGCGCCATTCCCCGCCGGATTTAGTGCTCATGGATATTCATTTACCAGGCATGAATGGCTACCAGGCGCTCAGCGCCATGCAACAAGATCCTCAGCTGCAGCACATCAACGTGGTGGCGCTATCCGCCAACGCCATGGCCCGCGATCTAAAATATGGCTTAGCCGCCGGTTTCGCCGACTACCTCACGAAGCCCATTGAGATTGAAAAATTAACCGCAACGCTTAAACGGTTTCTTGCGGTGACGCTCAAGGAGGAGCCATGA
- a CDS encoding aldehyde dehydrogenase family protein: protein MKRDLTGVFHAQQHAVEQDPFPTLSVRRERLARLARMTKRHQHDIVRAIQADFGKRSDAEIRLAEISSVLHAISYTRLRLWHWMRPKRASMPWRLLPAKARIVPQPLGIVGVMAPWNYPWSLAIMPVIDAFAAGNVVMLKPSEHTPHTSALLAQLIPQYFTEEELSVIEGGVEVAEAFSALPFDHLLFTGSTQVGRSVALSAAANLTPVTLELGGKSPAIVAADADLERAAAAIVFGKGMNAGQTCIAPDYVLVESRSLDALIKALSQAIAQQRPNDKEATSAINERHHQRLDDLLEEARDHGCRIIDAGPHAPVLIIDPTKDLAMMREEIFGRCLPVIGVKTIDDAIAYVNARPHPLALYAFTDDKALQLRLRHHTRSGALVFNETLLHHSVSSLPFGGVGESGMGAYHGRHGFERFSHLRGLFYQAKRPSSRLIRPPYRRWLMKLLRLG from the coding sequence ATGAAACGCGATCTAACCGGTGTATTCCACGCTCAGCAGCATGCCGTTGAACAGGACCCCTTCCCTACCCTTAGCGTTCGCCGTGAACGGTTGGCGCGTTTAGCCCGTATGACTAAGCGCCACCAGCACGACATTGTGCGCGCCATTCAGGCCGATTTTGGCAAACGCAGCGACGCCGAAATTCGCCTCGCTGAAATCAGTAGCGTCCTACACGCCATTAGCTACACCCGTCTGCGGCTTTGGCACTGGATGCGACCTAAGCGGGCAAGCATGCCTTGGCGGCTACTGCCCGCTAAAGCACGCATTGTGCCTCAGCCACTGGGTATCGTCGGGGTGATGGCGCCGTGGAACTACCCGTGGAGCTTGGCCATCATGCCGGTTATCGATGCCTTTGCCGCAGGCAACGTGGTCATGCTTAAGCCCAGCGAACATACACCGCATACCAGTGCACTGCTGGCCCAGTTGATACCTCAATACTTTACTGAAGAGGAGTTGAGCGTCATTGAAGGCGGTGTAGAGGTAGCAGAAGCGTTCAGCGCCCTGCCGTTCGACCACCTCCTCTTTACGGGCTCCACCCAGGTAGGCAGAAGCGTCGCCCTTTCAGCCGCTGCCAACTTAACGCCGGTGACTCTTGAACTTGGCGGTAAATCGCCCGCCATTGTTGCCGCGGACGCTGATCTCGAGCGCGCCGCCGCCGCCATTGTGTTTGGCAAAGGCATGAATGCCGGGCAAACCTGCATCGCACCCGACTATGTTTTGGTAGAAAGCCGCAGTCTGGACGCTTTGATTAAAGCGCTAAGCCAAGCCATCGCCCAGCAGCGACCCAACGATAAAGAAGCCACTTCTGCCATTAACGAGCGTCATCATCAGCGCCTTGATGACCTGCTGGAAGAAGCCCGCGACCACGGCTGTCGCATTATTGATGCAGGCCCCCATGCGCCCGTGCTGATTATTGACCCCACCAAAGACTTAGCGATGATGCGCGAGGAGATCTTTGGCCGCTGCCTGCCCGTCATTGGCGTTAAAACCATCGATGATGCCATCGCCTATGTGAATGCTCGCCCTCACCCACTGGCGCTTTACGCATTTACAGACGATAAAGCACTCCAGCTAAGGTTGCGCCACCACACCCGCTCTGGGGCGCTAGTATTTAATGAAACGCTGCTTCATCACTCGGTTTCTTCGTTACCTTTTGGCGGCGTAGGCGAAAGCGGCATGGGGGCTTACCACGGGCGTCATGGTTTTGAACGCTTTAGTCACCTGCGTGGCCTTTTTTATCAAGCCAAACGACCCTCTAGCCGGCTTATTAGGCCACCCTATCGTCGCTGGTTGATGAAGTTACTCAGGCTTGGTTAA